A region from the Sulfitobacter sp. D7 genome encodes:
- the urtC gene encoding urea ABC transporter permease subunit UrtC — protein MTQTHSQRRSFIGRNPSVLYFLAALGLFTVLVTVMSEAAGTGLVSTSFVKTLGKALCLCLVAIAMDVVWGYCGILSLGHFAFFGIGGYAIGMWLMYARTENIVAESLAGQVIPPTPQEISDAIGNQIFGVVGSSEFPLIWAFADNLFIQLAFVVLIPGALALVFGWLAFRSRVNGVYLSILTQAMTLALALYLFQNDSGLRGNNGLSGLQNIPGFAESGQDVVSIVFFLASALALALGYLFFAWITDSKLGNVIQAIREDESRVRFLGYHVESYKLFVFTITAIVAGIAGALYYPQAGIINPAEIAPIASIYLAVWVAIGGRGRLYGAVIGAAVVSLLSSWFTGGGAPSINLGVYTIHWVDWWLVLLGLSFVLITLFAPKGIGGLFDKLVRKS, from the coding sequence ATGACCCAGACGCACAGCCAACGACGGTCTTTCATCGGCCGCAATCCTTCGGTTCTCTACTTCCTTGCCGCACTGGGTCTCTTTACAGTCCTTGTGACGGTGATGTCCGAAGCCGCCGGTACCGGTCTTGTCTCAACCTCCTTCGTCAAGACATTGGGCAAAGCCCTGTGTCTTTGCCTCGTGGCCATCGCGATGGATGTCGTTTGGGGGTATTGCGGCATCCTTAGCCTCGGTCATTTCGCCTTTTTCGGGATCGGCGGCTACGCCATCGGGATGTGGCTCATGTATGCGCGGACGGAAAACATCGTCGCGGAAAGCCTCGCAGGTCAGGTCATCCCGCCAACCCCGCAAGAGATTTCAGACGCCATCGGAAACCAGATTTTCGGTGTCGTCGGCTCATCGGAATTCCCATTGATCTGGGCCTTCGCGGACAACCTTTTTATCCAATTGGCCTTCGTCGTGCTGATCCCCGGCGCCCTTGCGCTGGTCTTTGGCTGGCTCGCATTCCGCAGCCGCGTCAACGGCGTTTACCTGTCGATCCTGACCCAAGCCATGACACTGGCGCTCGCGCTCTACCTGTTTCAGAACGACAGCGGTTTGCGTGGCAACAACGGTCTGTCGGGCCTGCAAAACATCCCCGGCTTCGCCGAAAGCGGCCAAGACGTGGTCTCCATCGTCTTTTTCCTCGCCTCTGCCTTGGCGCTTGCTCTGGGCTATCTGTTTTTCGCATGGATCACCGACAGCAAGCTGGGCAATGTCATCCAAGCCATCCGTGAAGATGAATCGCGCGTTCGTTTTCTGGGCTACCATGTAGAGAGCTATAAACTCTTCGTTTTCACCATCACCGCCATCGTCGCAGGCATCGCCGGTGCGCTTTATTACCCGCAAGCGGGCATCATCAACCCGGCTGAAATCGCCCCCATCGCGTCGATCTATCTCGCGGTATGGGTCGCCATCGGCGGACGTGGCCGGCTCTACGGTGCGGTGATCGGTGCGGCAGTGGTCTCACTTTTGTCCAGTTGGTTTACGGGCGGCGGCGCGCCCAGCATCAATCTGGGGGTCTATACGATCCACTGGGTCGATTGGTGGCTGGTGCTGCTTGGCCTGAGCTTTGTACTTATCACGCTGTTTGCCCCCAAGGGCATCGGCGGCCTCTTTGACAAACTGGTGCGCAAGTCATGA
- the urtD gene encoding urea ABC transporter ATP-binding protein UrtD — protein MSSLLEMSGISKSFDGFQAIKNLSLQIGEPELRAVIGPNGAGKTTFMDIITGKTKPDEGYILFGDDSRSLIGMSESQIAMLGIGRKFQKPTVFEAQTVRENLAMALKNPRGTFSVLFHRKTSEGAARLEKIADEINLTAHLSRPAGELSHGQKQWLEIGMLLAQSPRLLLVDEPAAGMTAHEREHTTDILKKAAETRAVIVVEHDMEFVRRLNCKVTVLHEGSVLAEGSLDHVTSNQTVIDVYLGRSDAGD, from the coding sequence ATGAGTTCTCTTTTGGAAATGTCCGGAATTTCGAAATCTTTTGACGGGTTTCAGGCGATCAAGAACCTTAGTCTACAGATCGGTGAACCGGAATTGCGCGCGGTGATCGGCCCCAATGGCGCGGGCAAGACGACCTTTATGGACATCATCACCGGCAAGACAAAGCCGGATGAAGGCTATATTCTTTTTGGTGATGACAGCCGCTCTCTTATTGGCATGTCGGAAAGCCAGATCGCGATGCTTGGGATTGGGCGCAAGTTTCAAAAGCCGACAGTGTTTGAGGCGCAAACCGTGCGCGAAAACCTTGCCATGGCGTTAAAGAACCCGCGTGGTACATTCTCGGTGCTGTTCCACCGCAAGACCTCGGAAGGGGCGGCGCGGCTTGAAAAGATCGCCGATGAAATCAACCTGACCGCCCATCTCTCCCGCCCTGCCGGAGAGTTAAGCCACGGGCAAAAGCAGTGGCTGGAGATCGGGATGCTGCTTGCGCAATCGCCCCGCTTGCTGCTGGTGGATGAGCCCGCCGCAGGCATGACGGCGCATGAACGCGAACACACCACAGACATCCTGAAAAAGGCCGCCGAGACCCGCGCCGTTATCGTGGTGGAACACGACATGGAGTTTGTGCGGCGGCTGAATTGCAAGGTGACCGTGTTGCACGAAGGATCGGTGCTGGCCGAAGGGTCGCTGGATCATGTCACCAGCAACCAGACTGTTATTGACGTTTATTTGGGGCGCAGCGATGCTGGAGATTGA
- the urtE gene encoding urea ABC transporter ATP-binding subunit UrtE produces the protein MLEIENLNLKYGQSQILHKVTLNAPVGQVTCVTGTNGVGKTSLLKAIAGRHPFSGGRISLDGEELQPGRAALSAKAGVGYVPQGREIFPLMTVQENLETGFACLPKSEHKIPDDIFELFPVLAEMKARRGGDLSGGQQQQLSIARALIARPKVLLLDEPTEGIQPNIIQMIGHTIRLLRDRGELAIVLVEQNFEFAYLNADHFHVMQRGKITQSIPKSEAQRTQLLDALAL, from the coding sequence ATGCTGGAGATTGAGAACCTAAACCTGAAATACGGGCAATCTCAGATACTTCATAAGGTCACGTTGAACGCGCCCGTGGGGCAGGTGACCTGTGTGACGGGCACCAATGGGGTCGGCAAAACCAGCTTGCTGAAAGCCATCGCCGGGCGGCATCCTTTTTCGGGCGGGCGGATCAGCCTTGATGGTGAGGAATTGCAACCGGGCCGTGCGGCCCTGTCGGCCAAAGCGGGCGTCGGATATGTGCCGCAGGGGCGCGAGATATTTCCGCTCATGACCGTTCAAGAGAACCTTGAAACGGGCTTTGCCTGCCTTCCCAAATCCGAGCATAAGATCCCGGATGACATTTTTGAGCTTTTTCCGGTCCTCGCTGAGATGAAGGCCCGGCGCGGGGGGGACTTGTCTGGTGGGCAACAACAGCAGCTTTCCATCGCCCGGGCGCTTATTGCCCGCCCTAAGGTGCTGCTGTTGGATGAACCGACCGAAGGAATTCAGCCCAATATCATCCAGATGATTGGCCACACCATTCGCCTTCTGCGGGATCGGGGGGAATTGGCCATTGTGCTGGTGGAGCAGAATTTCGAATTTGCCTACCTCAATGCCGATCATTTCCACGTCATGCAGCGCGGCAAAATCACCCAATCGATCCCAAAATCCGAAGCCCAACGCACGCAACTCTTGGACGCGCTTGCGCTATAA
- the aspS gene encoding aspartate--tRNA ligase — protein sequence MHAYRSHTCADLSLENKGDTVRLSGWVHRVRDHGGVLFLDLRDHYGITQVICDPDSPAFAEMEKVRAEWCVRIDGTVKARDESLVNPKLPTGEIEVYARDIEVLGSAAELPLQVFGEQEYPEETRLRYRYLDLRREKMQKNMALRSDVVTSIRKRMWDQNFREFQTPIITASSPEGARDFLVPSRLHPGKFYALPQAPQQFKQLLMVSGFDKYFQIAPCFRDEDPRADRSPTDFYQLDMEMSFVTQQDVFDTIQPVIAGIFQEFGGGKKVDQTWEQISYKDAALWYGSDKPDLRNPIKMQVVSDHFRDSGFAIFAKLLEQDGTEIRAIPAPKGGSRKFCDRMNAFAQKEGLPGMGYIFWRDQGNGMEAAGPLAKNIGPERTEAIRQQLDLGVGDAAFFLGGKPKSFEAVAGRARNVIGEELNLTDKERFAFAWIVDFPIYERDEETGKIDFEHNPFSMPQGGMEALQGDPLKVLGYQYDLACNGYELVSGAIRNHKPEIMFKAFEIAGYGEDEVRKRFGGMVNAFQYGAPPHGGCAAGIDRIVMLLAEEQNIREVILFPMNQRAEDLMMNAPSEPTSDQLMELGLRVIPQE from the coding sequence ATGCACGCCTATCGCAGCCATACCTGTGCCGATCTGAGCCTTGAGAACAAGGGTGACACTGTGCGCCTGTCCGGCTGGGTGCACCGGGTGCGGGACCACGGCGGTGTGCTGTTTTTGGACCTGCGCGACCATTACGGGATCACTCAGGTCATCTGCGACCCTGACAGCCCGGCCTTCGCCGAGATGGAAAAGGTCCGCGCGGAATGGTGCGTGCGCATTGATGGCACTGTAAAGGCGCGGGACGAAAGCCTTGTGAACCCCAAGCTGCCCACCGGCGAGATTGAGGTCTATGCGCGCGACATCGAAGTGCTGGGTTCCGCCGCTGAACTGCCGCTTCAGGTCTTCGGCGAGCAGGAATACCCCGAAGAGACGCGCCTGCGCTATCGTTACCTCGACCTGCGTCGCGAGAAGATGCAAAAGAACATGGCGCTGCGTTCCGACGTTGTGACCTCCATCCGCAAGCGCATGTGGGATCAGAACTTCCGTGAGTTCCAGACGCCGATCATTACCGCGTCTTCCCCCGAAGGTGCGCGCGACTTCCTCGTGCCCAGCCGTCTGCACCCCGGCAAGTTCTACGCCCTGCCGCAGGCGCCGCAGCAGTTCAAACAGCTGCTGATGGTCTCGGGCTTTGACAAATACTTCCAGATCGCGCCCTGCTTCCGCGACGAAGACCCGCGCGCCGACCGCTCGCCCACCGATTTCTACCAGCTCGACATGGAGATGTCCTTTGTCACCCAGCAGGACGTTTTCGACACGATCCAGCCGGTGATCGCAGGCATCTTCCAAGAGTTCGGCGGCGGCAAAAAGGTCGATCAGACCTGGGAGCAGATTTCCTATAAAGACGCGGCGCTGTGGTATGGCTCGGACAAGCCCGACCTGCGCAACCCGATCAAGATGCAGGTGGTCTCGGACCATTTCCGCGATTCCGGCTTCGCGATTTTCGCCAAGTTGCTGGAGCAGGACGGCACCGAAATCCGCGCGATCCCCGCGCCCAAAGGCGGCAGCCGCAAGTTCTGCGACCGCATGAACGCCTTCGCTCAAAAAGAAGGTCTGCCCGGCATGGGCTATATCTTCTGGCGCGATCAGGGCAACGGGATGGAGGCGGCTGGCCCGCTGGCCAAAAACATCGGCCCCGAGCGCACCGAGGCGATCCGCCAACAGTTGGATCTGGGTGTCGGCGACGCGGCCTTCTTCCTCGGTGGCAAGCCGAAGTCGTTTGAAGCAGTAGCAGGCCGCGCGCGGAACGTGATCGGCGAGGAGTTGAACCTCACCGACAAAGAACGTTTCGCCTTTGCATGGATCGTGGATTTCCCGATTTACGAGCGTGACGAAGAGACCGGCAAGATCGATTTCGAGCACAACCCCTTTTCCATGCCGCAGGGCGGGATGGAGGCGCTGCAGGGTGATCCGCTCAAGGTGCTGGGCTATCAATATGACCTCGCCTGCAACGGCTATGAGCTGGTCTCGGGTGCGATCCGAAACCACAAGCCCGAGATCATGTTCAAGGCGTTTGAGATCGCAGGCTATGGCGAAGACGAGGTGCGCAAGCGCTTTGGCGGCATGGTTAATGCATTCCAATACGGCGCCCCGCCCCACGGTGGTTGTGCCGCCGGTATTGACCGGATCGTCATGCTGCTGGCCGAGGAGCAGAACATCCGCGAAGTCATCCTCTTCCCGATGAACCAGCGTGCCGAAGACCTGATGATGAACGCGCCCTCTGAACCCACCAGCGATCAGCTGATGGAGCTGGGTCTGCGGGTCATCCCGCAGGAATGA
- a CDS encoding BglII/BstYI family type II restriction endonuclease has protein sequence MSRLSNLARRIDDAVFDDERLVEDLLPVDLRDRYSVTSYRSAAAVLQQRAPEELAAIIRVLRQFTISRNEIRAPGGNRMSATTRFAQYAAAENFHEEVRIKADLLVQLTAGKGDSAPEVDRIIREDFIHNHMVDFWRSRVAFDYEWNSKDQTYDRDLYAFRSFFEAGVIDVGVIVTRELSNGFFKSLGNCLDKFGNETDKTVSAKFGASTTGTHKLISRIAAGRSGGCPVLVLGILPGNITPD, from the coding sequence GTGTCGCGGCTGAGTAATCTGGCGCGGCGCATCGACGACGCGGTTTTTGACGATGAAAGGCTCGTCGAAGACCTGCTGCCCGTCGATCTGCGCGATCGCTACTCCGTCACCAGCTACCGCAGCGCCGCCGCCGTGCTACAACAGCGCGCGCCCGAAGAACTGGCCGCGATCATCCGCGTGCTGCGGCAGTTCACGATCAGCCGCAATGAAATCCGCGCGCCGGGGGGCAACCGCATGTCGGCCACCACCCGTTTCGCGCAATATGCGGCGGCCGAGAATTTCCACGAAGAGGTGCGCATCAAAGCCGATCTGTTGGTGCAACTTACCGCTGGCAAGGGCGACAGTGCCCCCGAGGTCGACCGCATCATCCGCGAAGACTTCATCCACAACCATATGGTCGACTTTTGGCGCAGCCGCGTGGCTTTCGACTATGAGTGGAACAGCAAAGACCAGACCTACGACCGTGACCTCTATGCCTTTCGCAGCTTTTTTGAAGCGGGGGTGATCGACGTTGGCGTCATCGTGACGCGCGAACTGTCGAACGGATTTTTCAAATCGCTCGGCAATTGCTTGGATAAATTCGGCAATGAGACCGACAAGACCGTAAGCGCGAAGTTCGGGGCCAGCACCACCGGCACCCATAAGCTTATCAGCCGCATCGCCGCCGGGCGCAGCGGCGGCTGCCCGGTTCTGGTGCTGGGCATCTTACCGGGCAATATCACCCCCGACTGA
- a CDS encoding MT-A70 family methyltransferase produces the protein MSDNPSQDLRDFLGKDRFGCVMADPPWRFTNRTGKVAPEHKRLARYPTMTVDDICALPVADHLEDRAHCYMWVPNALLPEGLQVLKAWGFEYKSNIIWHKIRKDGGSDGRGVGFYFRNVTEILLFGVRGKNVRTLDAGRRQVNMMQTRKREHSRKPDEQYDLIESCSWGPYLELFGRGVREGWTVWGNQAEADYKPDWKTYSYNSSVAAE, from the coding sequence ATGAGCGATAATCCATCACAAGACCTACGCGACTTTCTGGGCAAAGACCGGTTTGGATGCGTCATGGCGGACCCGCCGTGGCGCTTCACCAACCGCACCGGCAAGGTCGCGCCCGAACATAAGCGCTTGGCCCGTTATCCCACGATGACTGTGGATGACATCTGCGCCCTGCCCGTGGCCGATCACCTCGAAGACCGCGCGCATTGTTACATGTGGGTGCCGAACGCGCTGTTGCCCGAGGGGCTGCAGGTGCTCAAGGCCTGGGGATTTGAATATAAATCCAACATCATTTGGCACAAAATCCGCAAAGACGGTGGCAGTGACGGGCGCGGCGTGGGGTTCTATTTCCGCAATGTGACCGAAATTTTGCTGTTCGGCGTGCGCGGCAAGAACGTGCGCACCTTGGATGCCGGGCGGCGTCAGGTGAACATGATGCAGACCCGCAAGCGGGAGCATTCGCGCAAGCCGGATGAGCAATATGACCTGATCGAAAGCTGCTCTTGGGGCCCCTACCTCGAACTGTTCGGGCGCGGTGTCCGCGAGGGCTGGACCGTTTGGGGCAATCAGGCCGAGGCGGATTACAAGCCCGATTGGAAGACCTACAGCTACAATTCCAGTGTCGCGGCTGAGTAA
- a CDS encoding hemerythrin domain-containing protein, whose translation MPSIYDAIKEDHDEHRALLNTIADTEGDSAERRKAWDRFYHDVKSHAAAEEETFYSTLMSETWGQDHARHSVHEHQQLDDIMEELRETDMSSSAWLTRFKQLKHDYEHHMDEEEDELFTRAKKVIGEEHNDAFGDKFLKRKEKEAKLIEEKREDSLED comes from the coding sequence ATGCCCTCTATCTACGACGCGATCAAAGAAGATCATGATGAACACCGCGCCCTGCTCAACACCATTGCCGACACCGAAGGCGACAGCGCCGAGCGCCGCAAGGCTTGGGACCGTTTTTACCATGACGTGAAATCCCACGCCGCCGCCGAAGAAGAGACCTTTTATTCCACGCTGATGTCCGAAACATGGGGCCAAGATCACGCGCGCCATTCGGTTCACGAACACCAGCAGCTTGACGATATCATGGAAGAGCTGCGCGAAACCGATATGTCGTCCTCTGCTTGGCTGACTCGTTTCAAGCAACTCAAGCATGACTACGAGCATCACATGGACGAGGAAGAAGACGAGCTTTTCACCCGCGCCAAGAAGGTCATCGGCGAGGAACATAACGACGCCTTCGGCGACAAGTTCCTGAAGCGTAAGGAAAAGGAAGCCAAACTCATTGAGGAAAAGCGCGAAGACAGTCTTGAGGATTGA
- a CDS encoding GNAT family N-acetyltransferase, whose protein sequence is MNSRSDPRPVGPTIENWAEPQRPAGEVLSGRHVVLEPLSAEKHAALLYPAYVGEDHVWDYLPYGPFSSAAQYHRWVRDSAAQVDPYFMAVKDRARDQWAGVASFLRIKPEAGSIEVGHINFSPALQRTPAATEAIFLMMQWAFEAGYRRFEWKCDALNRPSRRAAQRLGLSYEGVFRQATIVKGRNRDTAWFAAIDTEWPALKEAFEAWLSPSNFDGQGQQKERLGDLTRLVRVTSDPML, encoded by the coding sequence ATGAACAGCAGATCAGACCCGCGCCCTGTCGGGCCCACGATAGAGAATTGGGCCGAGCCCCAACGGCCCGCCGGTGAGGTGCTCTCCGGGCGCCATGTCGTGTTGGAGCCGCTTTCGGCAGAGAAACACGCCGCGCTGCTCTACCCCGCCTATGTGGGGGAGGACCACGTTTGGGATTATCTGCCCTACGGGCCATTCTCTTCGGCGGCGCAGTATCACCGCTGGGTGCGCGATAGTGCAGCGCAGGTTGATCCGTATTTCATGGCAGTGAAAGACCGCGCGCGGGATCAATGGGCGGGCGTGGCAAGTTTTCTGCGGATCAAGCCCGAGGCAGGCAGTATCGAGGTGGGCCACATCAACTTCAGCCCCGCCCTACAGCGCACCCCCGCGGCGACCGAGGCGATATTCCTGATGATGCAATGGGCCTTTGAGGCGGGCTACCGACGGTTCGAGTGGAAATGCGACGCGCTCAACCGTCCGTCCCGCCGCGCCGCGCAGCGGTTGGGGTTGAGCTATGAGGGTGTCTTTCGGCAAGCGACCATCGTCAAGGGGCGCAACCGCGACACGGCTTGGTTCGCCGCGATCGACACGGAATGGCCCGCGCTGAAAGAGGCGTTCGAAGCTTGGCTGTCCCCCAGTAATTTTGACGGGCAGGGGCAACAGAAGGAACGGCTCGGCGATCTGACCCGCCTTGTTCGTGTAACGAGCGACCCGATGCTTTAA